Proteins encoded in a region of the Paucidesulfovibrio longus DSM 6739 genome:
- a CDS encoding TonB-dependent receptor plug domain-containing protein, with protein MLLAFLLLACLLLAAPSARAEDSSCDDLDLEDLLQVEVVSAMRRPEPLNRVAAAVSVFDEEDIRRSGALSVPDVLRLVPGLHVSHTDADKWAVGARGFNGMLSNNLLVLLDGRPVTSPTYSGVFWSSLDIPLDDIARIEVVRGPGTSLWGLDSFNGVVSIVTKRASETQGVHGVSSVGSNGDAGQTLRLGGSGQGGATDGNATADAASDLAWRVGMGGSYVDGSGFTRPGPGPGQGGSRQWRRASASARADWTGAPTDEYSIQAAYTASAVEEHFGALNQDGFTQTRENDSGYAQFVWDRATGLNSGWKVRSSYTSALETLGGLEARVHVLDAEAQHLASPLGVHSLMWGAGVRHIWDEVESGDFISTDEPSLSATQWSAFGQDQIGLLDDRLQLVFGLKLDGSGAGLELQPTVRMSWRLGEDVLWAALSRSVRSPENWRRGGNYEVRYDGRNIRVHESEDLRSEELVTWEAGWRSGLAADLDLDISLFYNDYHDLVGIDLSNAATEATLANVLDGHTWGMEAALEWNALSFLTLRPSLAWIAQDFNGGWVEPRGDNQVLDDESLEARLQALTRLSSSLNLDATLYYQDDPPGPPSEGFNLDAALSWRISENLRLALIGKNLLGAQEGFGLLEEDSSATLRVTWDF; from the coding sequence TTGCTTCTGGCCTTTCTGCTTCTGGCCTGTCTGCTTCTGGCCGCCCCGTCCGCACGGGCGGAGGATTCTTCCTGCGACGACCTGGACCTCGAAGATCTTCTTCAGGTGGAGGTCGTCTCGGCCATGCGCCGCCCGGAACCGCTGAACAGGGTGGCCGCCGCCGTGAGCGTGTTCGACGAGGAGGACATCCGCCGTTCCGGCGCGCTTTCCGTCCCGGACGTGCTCCGGCTCGTGCCGGGCCTGCACGTCTCCCACACGGACGCGGACAAATGGGCCGTGGGCGCCCGAGGCTTCAACGGGATGCTCTCGAACAACCTTCTCGTGCTCCTGGACGGCCGCCCCGTGACCTCCCCCACCTACTCCGGCGTGTTCTGGTCCAGCCTGGACATCCCCCTGGACGACATCGCCCGCATCGAGGTCGTGCGCGGGCCGGGCACCAGCCTCTGGGGCCTGGACTCCTTCAACGGCGTGGTCAGCATCGTGACCAAGCGCGCCTCGGAAACCCAGGGCGTGCACGGGGTCAGCAGCGTGGGCAGCAACGGCGACGCCGGGCAGACGCTGCGCCTGGGCGGGTCCGGGCAAGGAGGGGCGACGGACGGCAACGCCACAGCCGACGCGGCCAGCGATCTGGCCTGGCGCGTGGGAATGGGCGGGAGCTACGTGGACGGCAGCGGCTTCACCCGGCCCGGCCCCGGCCCCGGACAGGGCGGCTCCCGCCAATGGCGGCGGGCCTCGGCGTCCGCCCGCGCGGACTGGACCGGCGCGCCCACGGACGAATACTCGATCCAGGCCGCGTACACCGCCTCGGCCGTGGAGGAACACTTCGGGGCGCTGAACCAGGACGGATTCACCCAGACCAGAGAGAACGACAGCGGCTACGCCCAGTTCGTCTGGGACCGGGCCACGGGACTCAATTCGGGCTGGAAGGTCCGCAGCTCCTACACCAGCGCCCTGGAAACCCTCGGCGGCCTGGAAGCCAGGGTCCACGTTCTGGACGCGGAGGCGCAGCACCTGGCCTCCCCCCTGGGCGTCCACAGCCTGATGTGGGGGGCGGGAGTCCGGCACATCTGGGACGAGGTCGAGAGCGGCGACTTCATCAGCACGGACGAGCCGTCCCTTTCCGCCACGCAGTGGAGCGCCTTCGGCCAGGACCAGATCGGCCTGCTGGACGACCGGCTCCAGCTCGTGTTCGGACTCAAGCTGGACGGCTCCGGCGCGGGCCTGGAACTTCAGCCCACGGTGCGCATGAGCTGGCGCCTCGGCGAGGACGTACTCTGGGCCGCGCTGTCCCGGTCGGTGCGTTCCCCGGAAAACTGGCGGCGCGGCGGCAACTACGAAGTCCGCTACGACGGACGCAACATCCGCGTGCACGAATCCGAGGATCTCCGGTCCGAGGAACTCGTGACCTGGGAGGCGGGCTGGCGCAGCGGACTGGCAGCGGACCTCGACCTGGACATCTCCCTCTTCTACAACGATTATCACGATCTCGTCGGGATCGACCTCTCCAACGCCGCCACGGAAGCCACCCTGGCCAACGTGCTCGACGGCCACACCTGGGGCATGGAGGCGGCCCTGGAATGGAACGCCCTGTCCTTTCTGACCCTGCGCCCCTCCCTGGCCTGGATCGCCCAGGACTTCAACGGCGGCTGGGTCGAGCCGCGCGGGGACAACCAGGTTCTCGACGACGAATCCCTGGAGGCGCGGCTTCAGGCCCTGACCCGGCTCAGCTCCAGCCTGAACCTGGACGCCACGCTCTATTACCAGGACGACCCGCCCGGCCCCCCCTCCGAAGGCTTCAACCTGGACGCGGCCCTTTCCTGGCGCATATCCGAAAACCTGCGCCTGGCGCTGATCGGCAAGAACCTTCTGGGCGCGCAGGAGGGCTTCGGCCTGCTTGAGGAAGACTCGTCGGCCACGCTGAGGGTCACATGGGATTTCTGA
- a CDS encoding flagellar hook protein FlgE, translating to MSITGSMYAGVSGLGAQSQAVSVISNNLANASTTGFKSSSTNFEDVFYSSLSTGGSTDQIGHGVTVSSVDVNFEQGSYEDSSSVTDMAIDGDGFFIVVDPDTGDTYYTRAGDFELDENGYLCDSSGNIVQGWVADSDGDATGVLTDIQILESQSAPSATTEISFPSMNIDSDSEDNCVASNAYTALFNAYDGTADTPLAESLSAYETSITVYDENGTAHALTLTLDAAGTNDSGELVYEYTLTCDPDEDQRVVDGVDVGGTEAAGLLMAGTLTFSTGGQLTSMTAFTLDETLTNAADLTDESNWVLAGFGDNGYPLALANFTGGEDQEIELNLGLSNDLANTGTGWDTSGGIDSLDDITAATDVSDLPEFSQISRESGALTSYDSSSATYSVSQDGYAAGTLQNLIIDENGVISGLYSNGQSEELYVVALADFTNENGLYSEGSNLWSATTESGQAVIGTAGSAGFGEIASSTLESSNVDTATEMTKLIIAQSVFQANSKVITTANTLLETVIGLKR from the coding sequence ATGAGCATCACCGGTTCCATGTATGCTGGCGTGAGCGGTCTGGGCGCGCAGAGTCAGGCCGTTTCCGTCATTAGCAACAACCTGGCCAACGCCAGCACCACGGGCTTCAAGTCCTCGTCCACGAATTTCGAGGACGTGTTCTACTCCAGCCTGTCCACGGGCGGCTCCACGGACCAGATCGGTCACGGCGTGACCGTCTCCAGCGTGGACGTGAACTTCGAGCAGGGCTCCTACGAGGATTCCAGCTCGGTCACGGACATGGCCATCGACGGCGACGGCTTCTTCATCGTGGTCGATCCGGACACCGGGGACACCTACTACACCCGCGCGGGAGACTTCGAGCTCGACGAGAACGGCTACCTCTGCGACTCCAGCGGCAACATCGTCCAGGGCTGGGTCGCGGACAGCGACGGCGACGCCACGGGCGTGCTCACGGACATCCAGATCCTGGAATCCCAGTCCGCGCCGAGCGCCACCACGGAAATCTCCTTCCCGTCCATGAACATCGACTCGGACAGCGAGGACAATTGCGTGGCCTCCAACGCCTACACCGCGCTGTTCAACGCCTACGACGGCACGGCGGACACGCCCCTGGCCGAGTCGCTCTCCGCCTACGAGACCTCGATCACCGTCTACGACGAGAACGGCACGGCCCACGCCCTGACGCTGACCCTGGACGCGGCCGGAACCAACGACAGCGGGGAGCTGGTCTACGAATACACCCTGACCTGCGACCCGGACGAGGACCAGCGCGTGGTGGACGGCGTGGACGTGGGCGGCACCGAGGCCGCGGGCCTGCTCATGGCCGGAACGCTGACCTTCAGCACCGGCGGGCAGCTGACCTCCATGACCGCCTTCACCCTGGACGAGACCCTGACCAACGCGGCGGACCTGACGGACGAGTCCAACTGGGTGCTCGCGGGGTTCGGGGACAACGGCTACCCCCTGGCCCTGGCCAACTTCACGGGCGGGGAGGACCAGGAGATAGAGCTCAACCTGGGCCTTTCCAACGACCTGGCCAACACGGGCACGGGCTGGGACACCTCCGGCGGCATCGACTCCCTGGACGACATCACGGCCGCCACGGACGTTTCCGACCTGCCGGAGTTCAGCCAGATTTCGCGGGAATCCGGCGCCCTGACCAGCTACGATTCCAGCTCGGCCACCTACAGCGTGAGCCAGGACGGCTACGCAGCGGGCACGCTCCAGAACCTGATCATCGATGAGAACGGGGTCATCAGCGGCCTGTATTCCAACGGCCAGAGCGAGGAGCTTTACGTGGTCGCCCTGGCGGACTTCACCAACGAGAACGGCCTGTACTCCGAAGGCTCGAACCTCTGGTCCGCCACCACGGAGTCGGGCCAGGCGGTCATCGGCACGGCGGGCAGCGCCGGGTTCGGCGAAATCGCCTCCAGCACCCTGGAAAGCTCCAACGTGGACACCGCCACGGAGATGACCAAGCTGATCATCGCCCAGTCCGTGTTCCAGGCCAACTCCAAGGTCATCACCACGGCGAACACCCTGCTCGAAACGGTCATCGGACTGAAGCGCTAG
- a CDS encoding flagellin N-terminal helical domain-containing protein: MRISTSQIYDMSIRNLTTTLSDYVAMNEKNSSLLEVAKASDDPSAMGDILGLRGEASAIQGWIDNCGAASDLLSLADESLQSASEAITSCLELAEQGSTGTYSADQLAMLAIEAREALQNLLEVANAKLGSQAAFAGNDITSDAYELGLGLTMVDGAVTASNAAVITGGTDETIWVQFDESGEIGTDELDYRYSTDGGETWTSATLAAGDTALDLGGATVSFDPGSQATAADGEGEGAGFMVRPAMTYVGAGRNTELNISEGTDVAITTVGSDIFGGLDSSGEAYEEPNLFETLGDLVAYLETGNHDGVAECLASLKDCQVNLEDGLAGVGARETRVNYTEESMTILSELVTETKSGKEDADETTLLVELSQAQYVYKSVLSTTSDLIGLSLLDYI; encoded by the coding sequence ATGCGCATCAGCACCTCGCAGATATACGACATGTCCATCAGGAACCTGACCACGACCCTGTCCGACTATGTGGCCATGAACGAGAAGAACAGCTCGCTGCTGGAGGTCGCCAAGGCCTCGGACGATCCCTCGGCCATGGGCGACATCCTGGGGCTGCGGGGCGAGGCTTCGGCCATCCAGGGCTGGATCGACAACTGCGGCGCGGCCTCGGACCTGCTCAGCCTCGCGGACGAATCGCTCCAGTCCGCTTCCGAGGCGATCACCTCCTGCCTGGAGCTGGCCGAGCAGGGCTCCACCGGAACATATTCCGCGGACCAGCTCGCCATGCTCGCCATCGAGGCGCGCGAAGCCCTGCAGAACCTCCTGGAGGTGGCCAACGCCAAGCTCGGCAGCCAGGCCGCCTTTGCCGGCAACGACATCACCTCGGACGCCTACGAGCTGGGCCTCGGCCTGACCATGGTGGACGGCGCGGTGACCGCCTCCAACGCGGCCGTCATCACGGGCGGGACCGACGAGACCATCTGGGTCCAGTTCGACGAGTCCGGCGAGATCGGCACGGACGAGCTGGACTACCGCTACTCCACGGACGGCGGGGAAACCTGGACCTCGGCCACCCTGGCCGCCGGGGACACCGCGCTCGATCTCGGCGGCGCGACCGTGTCCTTTGACCCGGGGAGCCAGGCAACGGCCGCGGACGGCGAGGGCGAAGGCGCGGGCTTCATGGTCCGCCCGGCCATGACCTACGTCGGGGCGGGCCGCAACACCGAGCTGAACATCAGCGAGGGCACGGACGTGGCCATCACCACCGTGGGCAGCGACATTTTCGGCGGCCTCGATTCGTCCGGGGAAGCCTACGAAGAGCCCAATCTCTTCGAAACCCTCGGCGATCTCGTGGCCTACCTGGAAACGGGAAACCACGACGGCGTGGCCGAGTGCCTGGCGAGCCTGAAGGATTGCCAGGTTAATCTGGAGGACGGTCTGGCGGGGGTGGGCGCGCGCGAAACCCGCGTGAACTACACCGAGGAGAGCATGACCATCCTTTCGGAGCTGGTCACGGAAACCAAGAGCGGCAAGGAGGACGCGGACGAGACCACGCTGCTCGTGGAATTGTCCCAGGCCCAGTACGTCTACAAGTCCGTGCTTTCCACGACCTCGGACCTCATCGGCCTGAGCTTGCTCGATTACATCTAG
- a CDS encoding response regulator transcription factor, giving the protein MDRILIIDDDTELCGLLENYLKSEGFSLDMAHTAAAGLRKLRREEYALAVLDVMLPDQNGFDVLTKIRTESSLPVIMLTGRSEEIDRVVGLEMGADDYVPKPFPLRELVARIRAVLRRSVRTSETAGGKSRPAERLSLGTLELVPGAQSAVLDGCPLRLTAAEFCILELLLQSAGMVVEREALMSRALGRGPDFDDYVLNVHMSNLRKKLGEAVSIKTIRGRGYLLALPEEVR; this is encoded by the coding sequence ATGGACCGCATTCTGATCATCGACGACGACACGGAACTCTGCGGACTGCTTGAGAATTACCTCAAGTCCGAAGGCTTCAGCCTGGACATGGCCCACACTGCGGCCGCAGGACTGCGCAAACTGCGCCGCGAGGAGTACGCGCTGGCCGTGCTGGACGTGATGCTTCCGGACCAGAACGGCTTCGACGTGCTGACCAAGATCCGCACGGAGTCCTCCCTGCCCGTGATCATGCTCACCGGACGCAGCGAGGAGATCGACCGGGTCGTGGGTCTGGAAATGGGCGCGGACGACTACGTGCCCAAGCCCTTCCCCCTGCGCGAGCTGGTGGCGCGCATCCGCGCGGTCCTGCGCCGCAGCGTGCGCACGTCCGAAACGGCGGGAGGCAAATCCAGACCCGCCGAGAGGCTCAGCCTGGGCACGCTGGAGCTGGTGCCCGGAGCCCAGAGCGCCGTGCTCGACGGCTGCCCCCTGCGCCTCACCGCCGCCGAGTTCTGCATCCTGGAGCTGCTGCTCCAGAGCGCGGGCATGGTCGTGGAACGCGAGGCGCTCATGAGCCGCGCCCTGGGCCGGGGTCCGGATTTCGACGACTACGTGCTCAACGTGCACATGAGCAATCTGCGCAAGAAGCTCGGCGAGGCCGTCAGCATCAAGACCATCCGGGGCCGGGGCTACCTGCTCGCCCTGCCGGAGGAGGTGCGGTGA
- the flgK gene encoding flagellar hook-associated protein FlgK — MLNNIYNIGVTSLSNAQVGVSNASNNIANADTEGYARTQLVTTTSSTVTINGLAAGTGADIVAIQAQIDSFIEAQYLDASSEYEAYTAIYELLSQAESILSTDEDSGLGASLDAFWSAWNDLAEDPSSESAREALLGVSETLVYELRSTSEELDELQRGIEDEIAAQVGEANSLLEQIAELNLAVAADPTDLDALYARNLAVENLAGLMDITVSDGSNGMVAIYTAGGTQLLQDGECNELVYLSSSSTESQTDASTWDGEMSFSGESSEEILMEFVSGGADGTAQFKVSYDGGSTWETDGDGNVLLYTASATDPAVVDGVEIVFSGTGDHAAGDRYTATAKSGLYLTRDGGDSYKTLTPLTDSSGENKSGRISGGSLAGLFIARDDTLASLQDEVDELAEALIWEVNKLHSQGAGLEHQSALSGTCAAGDSSAVLSGSGLEYAERITSGELSLVSYDADGNVLSRQGVTIDPDADTLDDVVAALNAAFGGELAFTVESDGTVSIQTGTADSFEIASDETGLLAALGLNTYFTGSDAGDIALNSAVATDASHVNCQVAETDGTVSSGSNDTATAISELASAEVEVGGNTSTLGDHLSALISGVGSAVASAELKQTYAETSWTYYQEQKQSVSSVNTDEELISLTKYQQQYEAAARIIEAANNMFEIILDMG; from the coding sequence ATGCTCAACAACATCTACAACATCGGCGTCACGTCGCTGTCCAATGCGCAGGTCGGCGTCAGCAACGCCTCGAACAACATCGCCAACGCGGACACCGAAGGCTACGCGCGCACGCAGCTCGTCACCACCACCTCCTCGACCGTCACCATCAACGGGCTGGCCGCCGGCACGGGCGCGGACATCGTGGCCATCCAGGCCCAGATCGACTCCTTCATAGAGGCCCAGTACCTGGACGCCTCCTCGGAATACGAAGCCTACACGGCCATCTACGAGCTGCTTTCCCAGGCCGAAAGCATCCTCAGCACGGACGAGGACAGCGGACTGGGCGCCTCGCTGGACGCGTTCTGGAGCGCCTGGAACGATCTCGCCGAGGATCCTTCCTCGGAGTCCGCCCGCGAGGCCCTGCTCGGCGTGTCCGAAACCCTGGTCTACGAATTGCGGTCCACATCCGAGGAACTGGACGAGCTGCAACGCGGCATCGAGGACGAGATCGCGGCCCAGGTCGGCGAGGCCAACTCCCTGCTGGAGCAGATCGCCGAGCTGAACCTGGCCGTGGCCGCGGACCCCACGGACCTGGACGCGCTCTACGCGCGCAACCTGGCTGTCGAGAATCTGGCCGGGCTGATGGACATCACGGTTTCGGACGGCAGCAACGGCATGGTCGCCATCTACACCGCGGGAGGCACGCAGCTCCTGCAGGACGGCGAATGCAACGAGCTGGTCTATCTTTCCTCCTCCTCCACGGAGTCGCAGACGGACGCCTCCACCTGGGACGGCGAGATGAGCTTTTCCGGCGAATCCTCGGAAGAGATCCTCATGGAGTTCGTCAGCGGCGGCGCGGACGGCACGGCCCAGTTCAAGGTTTCCTACGACGGCGGCTCCACCTGGGAGACGGACGGGGACGGCAACGTGCTGCTCTACACGGCCTCGGCCACGGACCCCGCCGTGGTGGACGGCGTGGAGATCGTCTTTTCGGGCACGGGCGACCACGCCGCGGGCGACCGCTACACCGCGACGGCCAAGTCCGGCCTCTACCTGACCCGGGACGGGGGCGACTCCTACAAGACCCTGACGCCCCTGACCGACTCCTCCGGCGAGAACAAGAGCGGGCGCATTTCCGGCGGCAGCCTCGCCGGGCTGTTCATCGCCCGCGACGACACCCTGGCCTCGCTTCAGGACGAGGTGGACGAGCTGGCCGAAGCCCTGATCTGGGAGGTCAACAAGCTGCATTCCCAGGGCGCGGGCCTGGAACACCAAAGCGCCCTCAGCGGCACCTGCGCCGCCGGGGATTCCTCGGCGGTCCTTTCCGGGTCCGGCCTGGAATACGCGGAGAGAATCACGTCCGGGGAGCTGTCCCTGGTGAGCTACGACGCGGACGGCAACGTGCTCAGTCGGCAAGGCGTGACCATCGACCCGGACGCGGACACCCTGGACGACGTGGTCGCGGCGCTGAACGCCGCCTTCGGAGGGGAGCTGGCCTTCACCGTGGAATCGGACGGCACCGTGAGCATCCAGACCGGCACGGCGGATTCCTTCGAGATCGCCTCGGACGAGACGGGCCTCCTGGCCGCCCTCGGCCTGAACACCTACTTCACCGGCTCGGACGCCGGGGACATCGCGCTGAACTCCGCCGTGGCGACGGACGCCTCCCACGTGAACTGCCAGGTGGCGGAAACCGACGGCACGGTCTCCTCGGGCAGCAACGACACGGCCACGGCCATTTCCGAGCTGGCCTCCGCCGAGGTCGAGGTGGGCGGAAACACGTCCACCCTGGGCGACCACCTCTCCGCGCTCATCTCCGGGGTCGGCTCCGCAGTGGCCTCGGCGGAGTTGAAGCAGACCTACGCGGAAACCTCATGGACCTATTACCAGGAGCAGAAGCAGTCCGTTTCCAGCGTGAACACGGACGAGGAGCTGATCAGCCTGACCAAGTACCAGCAGCAGTACGAGGCCGCCGCCCGGATCATCGAGGCCGCGAACAACATGTTCGAAATCATTCTGGATATGGGTTGA
- a CDS encoding RNA polymerase sigma factor, which produces MQQIAKNELYWKTKSADTALFEKYTDHIRRCIASFYRSVGRSYSQNEIDEVFQEAACKIIRNGYALRHDALRSSMPTWLGLIARTTAIDHLRKSRETVDLDVELLAVDEDFDAALEPLPIPPGVLTDRQREVLDLYFCEGLEAAEIGERLGIEPRTARSIKHQALKRLRRRMRLDAGFNERINSGRRFS; this is translated from the coding sequence ATGCAACAGATCGCCAAAAACGAATTGTATTGGAAGACGAAGAGTGCAGATACGGCGCTTTTCGAGAAGTACACCGATCATATAAGGCGCTGCATAGCTTCTTTTTATAGATCGGTCGGTCGCAGCTACTCCCAAAACGAAATAGACGAGGTCTTTCAGGAAGCGGCCTGCAAGATCATCAGGAACGGATATGCGCTTCGGCACGATGCCCTGCGCAGCTCCATGCCCACCTGGCTCGGACTCATCGCCCGCACCACGGCCATCGATCATCTGCGCAAGAGCCGGGAAACGGTGGACCTCGACGTGGAGCTGCTCGCCGTGGACGAGGATTTCGACGCGGCGCTGGAGCCGCTGCCCATCCCGCCGGGCGTGCTCACGGACCGCCAGCGCGAGGTTCTGGATCTCTATTTCTGCGAGGGCCTGGAAGCCGCTGAAATCGGCGAGCGCCTCGGCATCGAGCCGCGCACGGCCCGGAGCATCAAGCACCAGGCGCTCAAGCGTCTGCGCCGCCGGATGCGGCTGGACGCCGGATTCAACGAACGGATCAATTCGGGGAGGCGGTTCTCATGA
- a CDS encoding flagellin N-terminal helical domain-containing protein: MSLVVNNNLMANSASRYLTDAYSALSSSTEKLSSGLRINSASDDAAGLAVRELMRSDISTLSQGVRNANDGISMIQTADGSLSVVDEKLIRMKELAEQAATGTYTSSQRMIIDSEYQAMASEITRIAYSTDFNGIYLLNGNLSADGLTVHFGTGNDSAEDKYAVVIGNCTASALGIGNSSTKNAGYTVSTQAQAQAALEALDAAITSKDNIRANLGAMENRLSATITNLEIQAENLQAAESRISDVDVATEMTNYTKQQIITQSAVAMLSQANSLPQMALSLIGG; encoded by the coding sequence ATGTCTCTGGTAGTCAACAACAACCTCATGGCCAACTCGGCGTCGCGGTATCTTACGGATGCTTACAGCGCGCTGAGTTCCTCGACCGAGAAGCTCTCCTCGGGCCTGCGCATCAACTCCGCCTCGGACGACGCGGCGGGGCTCGCGGTGCGCGAGCTGATGCGCTCGGACATCTCCACCCTCAGCCAGGGCGTGCGCAACGCCAACGACGGCATCTCCATGATCCAGACCGCGGACGGCTCCCTCTCGGTGGTCGACGAGAAGCTCATCCGCATGAAGGAACTCGCCGAGCAGGCCGCCACGGGCACGTACACCTCGTCGCAGCGCATGATCATCGATTCGGAATACCAGGCCATGGCCTCGGAAATCACCCGGATCGCCTACTCCACGGACTTCAACGGCATCTACCTGCTCAACGGCAACCTTTCCGCAGACGGGCTGACCGTGCATTTCGGCACGGGCAACGACTCCGCCGAGGACAAGTACGCCGTGGTCATCGGCAACTGCACCGCCTCCGCCCTGGGCATCGGCAACTCCAGCACCAAGAATGCCGGGTACACCGTCTCCACCCAGGCCCAGGCCCAGGCCGCCCTGGAAGCCCTGGACGCGGCCATCACCTCCAAGGACAACATCCGCGCCAATCTGGGCGCCATGGAAAACCGCCTCTCCGCCACCATCACCAACCTGGAGATCCAGGCCGAGAACCTGCAAGCCGCCGAGTCCCGCATCTCCGACGTGGACGTGGCCACGGAGATGACCAACTACACCAAGCAGCAGATCATCACCCAGTCGGCAGTGGCCATGCTCTCCCAGGCCAACTCCCTGCCGCAGATGGCGCTCTCGCTCATCGGCGGCTAG
- a CDS encoding flagellar hook assembly protein FlgD, whose amino-acid sequence MSLEAIISSTTNTTTVADGSSSTLDSDAFLQLLLTEIEYQDPLDPMDNTEYVAQLAQLSSLEQLTSISSGMDDVLEAVGQQTSTTALFYLGATVEAEGDSITLEDGEAETMTFILADDASSVTANVYGSDGSIVSSVLLGELDSGSYTFAWDGTNAAGVVADDGEYTVAFSAEDEDGASVDVSTTISGVVSGVETTSSGVELTLADGRTVALSDITSVSF is encoded by the coding sequence ATGAGCCTGGAAGCCATCATCAGCAGCACGACGAACACCACGACGGTCGCGGACGGCAGCAGCTCGACCCTGGACTCGGACGCCTTTCTCCAGCTTCTGCTTACGGAGATCGAATACCAGGATCCGCTCGATCCCATGGACAACACCGAATACGTGGCGCAGCTCGCCCAGCTTTCCTCGCTGGAGCAGCTGACGAGCATCTCCTCCGGCATGGACGACGTGCTCGAAGCCGTCGGCCAGCAGACCTCGACCACGGCCCTGTTCTACCTCGGCGCCACGGTGGAGGCCGAGGGAGACAGCATCACCCTGGAGGACGGCGAGGCCGAGACCATGACCTTCATCCTCGCAGACGACGCCTCCTCGGTCACGGCCAACGTCTACGGCTCGGACGGAAGCATCGTCAGCTCGGTCCTGCTCGGCGAGCTGGATTCCGGCTCCTACACCTTTGCCTGGGACGGAACGAACGCAGCGGGCGTCGTCGCGGACGACGGCGAGTACACCGTGGCCTTTTCCGCCGAGGACGAGGACGGCGCGAGCGTGGACGTGAGCACGACCATCAGCGGCGTGGTCAGCGGCGTGGAAACCACCTCTTCCGGCGTGGAGCTGACCCTTGCCGACGGCCGCACGGTGGCCCTTTCCGACATCACCAGTGTCTCGTTCTGA